The following coding sequences are from one Paenibacillus sp. FSL R5-0912 window:
- a CDS encoding Gfo/Idh/MocA family oxidoreductase, which produces MDKKRYVQVGIGGRAQFFYEAIAKEYRDSAELTAFCDVNQTRMDYANKLLSETHGYPQVNTYLAEQFDTMIKTEKPDIVIVTSVDRTHHRYIIRALELGCDVITEKPMTVDVEKCKEIYEAVERTGRKVRVTFNYRYAPHHTKARELIASGVIGEVHSIHFEWLLNTEHGADYFRRWHRDKRNSGGLLVHKSTHHFDLVNFWIGAEPETVFAFGDLRFYGRENAENRGVTSFYQRATGNPAAKDDPFALQLDENPVLKEMYLDAEAEDGYQRDQSVFGDGISIEDTMGVMVRYSNKAILTYSLNAYMPWEGYRIAFNGSKGRIEMSIVEKSYVNAGGDRALEGAVEGKHIVVHPMFGAPYEVHVDEGTGGHGGGDPVLLNDLFGTPDEDIYHRAANHRDGARSIMTGIAANQAMRTGLPVLIKDLITI; this is translated from the coding sequence TTGGACAAGAAGCGTTATGTACAGGTAGGCATTGGCGGCAGGGCGCAATTTTTCTATGAAGCTATCGCGAAGGAGTACAGGGATTCTGCGGAGCTTACCGCTTTTTGCGATGTGAATCAGACACGTATGGATTACGCCAACAAGCTGTTGTCGGAGACACATGGGTATCCGCAGGTGAACACCTACCTGGCTGAACAGTTTGACACCATGATCAAGACAGAGAAACCGGATATTGTCATTGTCACCAGTGTCGACCGGACCCATCACAGATATATTATCCGTGCGCTTGAGCTTGGGTGTGATGTGATCACAGAGAAGCCCATGACCGTTGATGTGGAGAAATGCAAGGAGATTTACGAAGCGGTGGAGCGTACCGGACGCAAGGTCAGGGTCACCTTCAATTACCGCTATGCTCCGCATCATACGAAAGCCCGCGAGCTGATTGCCTCCGGGGTAATCGGGGAAGTGCATTCCATTCATTTCGAATGGCTGCTGAATACTGAGCATGGGGCGGATTATTTCCGCCGCTGGCACCGGGACAAACGCAACAGCGGGGGACTGCTCGTTCACAAATCCACTCATCATTTTGATCTGGTCAACTTCTGGATCGGTGCGGAGCCGGAAACGGTGTTTGCCTTCGGTGACCTGCGATTCTATGGCCGGGAGAATGCCGAGAACCGCGGCGTAACTTCATTCTATCAGCGTGCCACCGGAAATCCGGCAGCCAAGGACGATCCCTTTGCCCTGCAGCTGGATGAGAATCCCGTTCTGAAGGAGATGTACCTGGATGCGGAAGCAGAGGACGGCTATCAGCGGGATCAAAGCGTGTTCGGCGACGGAATCAGCATTGAGGACACCATGGGGGTAATGGTCCGGTACAGCAATAAGGCGATTCTTACGTATTCATTGAACGCCTACATGCCTTGGGAGGGTTACCGGATAGCTTTTAACGGCTCCAAGGGCCGAATCGAAATGAGTATCGTGGAAAAATCCTATGTCAATGCCGGGGGTGACCGCGCCTTGGAGGGAGCTGTGGAGGGCAAACATATTGTGGTGCATCCCATGTTTGGAGCGCCTTATGAAGTCCATGTGGATGAAGGAACGGGAGGACACGGCGGCGGCGATCCTGTGCTGCTGAATGATCTGTTCGGAACCCCGGACGAGGATATTTACCACCGCGCGGCCAACCACCGGGACGGAGCCCGCTCCATCATGACCGGAATCGCCGCCAATCAGGCCATGCGAACCGGACTACCGGTGCTCATCAAGGATTTGATTACCATCTAA
- a CDS encoding PadR family transcriptional regulator: MIPLLILGLLIQNPGAHGYELLALMEKRHYKYIVNFTKGSFYYNLQQLEEKGWIEQIQQKPSTSGRETRNFKITGSGITEFEKLMVTYGSKSEYVNLQFYGALLFADEYDKSKLLELIQLQIDLTAARISRLEEYLSGTQELPGTIDYYRRMNENSRSHHFVNLEWFKQLKAEIEGPTV, encoded by the coding sequence TTGATTCCCTTACTCATCCTTGGCTTGCTCATCCAAAACCCCGGTGCTCACGGATACGAACTACTGGCCTTAATGGAAAAGCGCCATTACAAATACATTGTAAACTTCACAAAGGGCTCGTTTTATTACAATCTGCAGCAGCTTGAAGAAAAAGGCTGGATTGAACAGATTCAGCAGAAACCTTCAACCAGCGGGCGCGAAACTCGGAACTTTAAAATCACCGGATCAGGAATCACTGAATTCGAAAAATTAATGGTCACGTACGGCAGTAAATCAGAATATGTCAACCTGCAATTTTATGGTGCGCTGCTCTTCGCTGATGAATACGACAAAAGCAAATTGCTGGAACTGATCCAATTGCAAATCGACCTGACTGCAGCCCGAATCTCCCGCCTTGAGGAATACCTGTCCGGCACACAAGAACTTCCCGGTACAATCGATTACTACCGCCGCATGAACGAAAATTCCCGTTCCCATCACTTTGTTAACTTAGAGTGGTTTAAACAATTAAAAGCAGAAATAGAGGGTCCTACTGTATAA
- a CDS encoding sialate O-acetylesterase, with the protein MIKSFLMLGQSNMAGRGFLHEVDPIYNEKIKMLRNGQWQMMTEPINYDRPVSGVSLAASFAEAWSKVSPDEEIGLIPCAEGGSSLNDWHPEGILFQHALSEARFALRSSQICGILWHQGESDSYHSLHETYYEKLSLIIETLRNELNLDEVPLIIGGLGDFLGKTGFGQQATEYRQINERLQNFANEQPNRYFVTAEDLTANPDGIHLDAVSQRIFGYRYFEAFSKKCHVLVPIPGEEQSLKVERDYSKTEQMYLHSLDLASGKITYAEFEAKMVTVMQP; encoded by the coding sequence ATGATAAAGTCATTTTTAATGCTGGGTCAGTCGAATATGGCGGGCCGTGGTTTTTTGCATGAAGTCGATCCTATCTATAATGAAAAAATAAAAATGCTGCGCAATGGACAGTGGCAGATGATGACAGAGCCGATTAATTATGACCGTCCCGTTTCCGGGGTTAGCCTGGCGGCGTCATTTGCCGAGGCCTGGTCGAAAGTAAGTCCCGATGAAGAAATTGGTTTGATTCCTTGTGCGGAAGGTGGCAGTTCATTGAATGACTGGCATCCGGAAGGCATCCTATTTCAGCATGCGTTGTCCGAAGCCCGCTTCGCCCTGCGATCCAGTCAAATCTGCGGAATCCTGTGGCACCAGGGTGAGAGCGACAGCTATCATTCGCTACATGAAACTTATTACGAAAAGTTGTCCCTCATCATTGAGACCCTCAGAAACGAATTAAATCTTGATGAGGTACCTTTGATCATTGGCGGACTTGGTGATTTCCTCGGGAAGACCGGTTTTGGACAGCAAGCGACAGAGTACCGGCAGATTAATGAACGATTGCAGAACTTCGCTAACGAACAGCCAAATCGTTATTTTGTCACAGCGGAAGATTTGACCGCGAATCCCGATGGCATTCATCTAGATGCGGTTTCGCAGCGCATATTCGGCTACCGCTATTTCGAGGCTTTTTCGAAAAAGTGTCATGTCCTGGTACCCATCCCGGGGGAGGAACAGTCACTGAAAGTCGAGCGCGACTATTCAAAAACAGAGCAGATGTATCTTCATAGCCTGGACTTGGCTTCGGGTAAAATCACGTACGCGGAATTCGAGGCGAAGATGGTGACGGTGATGCAGCCTTGA
- a CDS encoding glycerol-3-phosphate responsive antiterminator, translating into MKHNPIIASITEESQLDQAVACGVKRVNLMTGNINNLGKIVKPLQQAGKQVFVHVEMVGGIGRDAAAIQYLAEAFRIDGIITTKSNAIATARAHGLASIQRVFAIDTAAVETALRMIKNCNPDEVELMPGLMPRIIRDMKQRIKQPLIVGGLIREKQEISSALDSGADYVSIGDAALWQWTRGTSE; encoded by the coding sequence TTGAAGCATAACCCCATTATTGCTTCGATCACCGAGGAGTCACAGCTGGACCAGGCGGTTGCCTGCGGTGTGAAGCGTGTGAATCTGATGACCGGGAACATCAACAACCTGGGGAAGATTGTGAAGCCGCTGCAGCAGGCAGGCAAGCAGGTATTCGTCCATGTAGAGATGGTCGGCGGGATTGGCAGAGATGCGGCGGCGATTCAGTATTTGGCTGAAGCCTTCCGGATCGACGGGATCATTACCACCAAGAGCAATGCCATCGCCACAGCCAGAGCGCACGGGCTCGCCAGTATCCAGAGGGTTTTCGCCATTGATACGGCGGCAGTAGAGACTGCCCTGCGGATGATCAAGAACTGTAACCCCGACGAGGTCGAGCTGATGCCCGGACTGATGCCGAGAATTATCAGGGACATGAAGCAACGCATTAAGCAGCCGCTGATCGTAGGCGGACTGATCCGGGAAAAGCAGGAAATCAGCAGTGCGCTGGACAGCGGCGCCGATTATGTCTCCATTGGGGATGCGGCCCTGTGGCAGTGGACGCGTGGAACAAGTGAATAA
- a CDS encoding HAD-IIA family hydrolase, translated as MDIASYEAYCFDLDGTVLIGDQLLAGVVETVAELRRRDRRVLFLTNSSVHTPRDCQRRLEHMGLACGEDEILTALYVSGSYFAREEPEARVYLVGEAVMRRQMEESGVAVTGDPEEATHVLVGMDRNFNYEKLVLGMRAARRGARLVAVNPDPVCPVPGGYIPDTWAIVKALETAAGTEAELVIGKPSPYYAQEALRMLAHPPEHCLMVGDRLETDILMGNRCGMQTALVLTGVSTRADIARQQILPGYVLDSLADLFNK; from the coding sequence ATGGACATCGCTTCATATGAAGCCTACTGCTTTGATTTGGATGGGACCGTGCTGATTGGCGATCAGCTGCTTGCAGGTGTGGTTGAGACGGTTGCGGAGCTGCGGCGAAGAGACCGGAGAGTTCTTTTTCTGACCAACAGCTCGGTCCATACTCCCCGGGATTGTCAGCGCAGACTGGAGCACATGGGGCTGGCCTGCGGAGAAGATGAAATCTTGACGGCACTCTATGTCAGCGGCAGCTACTTCGCCCGGGAGGAACCGGAGGCGAGGGTGTATCTGGTTGGAGAAGCGGTGATGCGAAGGCAAATGGAGGAGTCCGGAGTGGCCGTCACCGGGGACCCGGAGGAAGCAACCCATGTACTGGTAGGCATGGACCGCAATTTCAATTATGAGAAGCTGGTGCTCGGAATGAGAGCAGCAAGAAGGGGCGCCAGGCTGGTGGCGGTCAATCCCGATCCGGTCTGCCCGGTACCCGGAGGCTATATCCCGGACACCTGGGCGATTGTCAAAGCGCTGGAAACTGCGGCCGGGACAGAGGCTGAGCTGGTTATTGGCAAGCCTTCTCCCTATTATGCGCAGGAGGCGCTTCGGATGCTGGCTCACCCTCCGGAGCATTGCCTGATGGTGGGCGACCGGCTGGAGACAGACATTCTGATGGGGAATCGTTGCGGTATGCAGACGGCCCTAGTCCTTACCGGCGTGAGTACAAGAGCGGATATTGCGCGGCAGCAGATTCTTCCGGGTTATGTTCTGGACTCCCTGGCCGATCTGTTCAACAAGTAA
- a CDS encoding glycerophosphodiester phosphodiesterase: protein MQDCKILAHRGASAYAPENTMEAFRLAVQQHADGLEIDIHLTQDGEIVVIHDDTIDRTSNGKGDIMSYTLAELKTFRFNTGFEEQYPDAQIPSLREVLELVKEHDLYLNIEVKDILSKSELYSGLGNEAAKLVEEYGLGANVIFSSFNHTSMVRLKESCPEMRTALLYIAGLYEGGKYAQMTGADALHPLYIGVNRELVEEAHAAGVQVNAWTVNDPVHIRMVLEAGVDAIITDRPDVCYPLREVRA from the coding sequence ATGCAGGATTGTAAAATACTCGCCCACCGCGGTGCAAGCGCCTATGCACCGGAGAATACGATGGAAGCCTTCAGGCTCGCGGTGCAGCAGCATGCCGACGGTCTGGAAATCGACATTCACCTGACCCAAGACGGAGAGATCGTGGTGATTCATGATGATACGATTGACCGCACCTCTAACGGCAAAGGAGATATTATGTCCTACACGCTGGCTGAGCTTAAGACCTTCCGCTTCAATACAGGCTTCGAGGAGCAATACCCGGATGCTCAAATTCCTTCTCTACGAGAAGTGCTGGAACTGGTGAAGGAGCATGATCTATATCTGAACATCGAAGTGAAAGATATCCTCTCTAAGTCGGAGCTCTACTCCGGGCTCGGTAATGAGGCGGCGAAGCTGGTAGAGGAATATGGCCTCGGTGCAAATGTCATCTTCTCATCCTTCAATCATACCTCTATGGTGCGGCTCAAGGAGTCTTGTCCGGAGATGCGGACAGCGCTGCTCTACATCGCGGGGCTGTACGAGGGTGGGAAATATGCGCAAATGACCGGAGCCGATGCCCTGCATCCGTTGTACATCGGGGTTAACCGCGAACTGGTAGAAGAAGCGCACGCAGCGGGGGTTCAGGTCAATGCTTGGACAGTGAATGATCCGGTCCATATCCGCATGGTGCTGGAGGCCGGTGTAGACGCGATCATCACTGACCGTCCCGATGTCTGCTATCCGCTTAGAGAGGTACGGGCATGA
- a CDS encoding glycerophosphodiester phosphodiesterase: MKQTQILAHRGASAYAPENTMAAFGLALDMGAHGIELDVQLTRDGKLVVIHDLSIDRTSNGTGLVGELTLEELRQYDFSYTFAGKYGTDGSRLPELGEVMEFAMKHGLYINIETKDYSRPYGEVNLRTAELVRRYGYTENTLISSINHTAVARLKRDYPELKTAIAFMESFYRLEAYAANCRADVLHPYYPGVDEAFMELANRSRFEVNPWTVDDEAEMIRLRNLGVTRIMTNKPDLALECLKN; encoded by the coding sequence ATGAAGCAGACACAGATACTGGCTCACCGGGGAGCAAGCGCCTATGCGCCGGAGAATACGATGGCTGCTTTCGGGCTGGCCCTTGACATGGGGGCACACGGCATTGAACTGGATGTACAGCTGACCCGGGACGGGAAGCTGGTGGTGATCCACGATCTCTCCATTGACCGGACTTCGAACGGGACAGGTCTGGTCGGAGAGCTGACGCTGGAGGAGCTGCGGCAGTATGATTTCTCGTATACTTTTGCCGGGAAATACGGAACGGACGGAAGCCGCCTGCCCGAGCTTGGAGAGGTGATGGAGTTCGCCATGAAGCACGGGTTGTACATCAACATCGAGACGAAGGATTATTCTCGGCCTTACGGTGAAGTGAATCTGCGGACAGCGGAGCTGGTACGCCGCTATGGCTATACAGAGAATACATTGATCTCTTCGATCAATCATACAGCGGTAGCCCGGCTGAAGCGTGACTACCCGGAGCTCAAGACGGCGATTGCGTTCATGGAGAGCTTCTACCGGCTGGAGGCATATGCGGCGAATTGCCGGGCGGATGTGCTGCATCCGTATTACCCCGGCGTAGATGAAGCCTTCATGGAGCTGGCGAACCGCAGCCGGTTCGAGGTCAATCCCTGGACGGTGGACGATGAGGCGGAGATGATCCGCTTGCGGAATCTGGGGGTTACGCGGATTATGACCAATAAACCGGACCTTGCGCTAGAGTGCCTGAAGAACTGA
- a CDS encoding ABC transporter ATP-binding protein produces MSGIVLEKVTKKYGDKLIIEDLNLSIESGSFTVLVGPSGCGKSTTLRMIAGLEHSTEGTIHIGGVSMNQVEPGRRNLAMVFQNYALYPTMTVEKNIEYGLKNNKVPKEERKRLITEIAETVGLTRHLHKKPEFLSGGERQRVALARAMVKKPAVFLMDEPLSNLDAKLRQQMRAELIELHKKLGATFVYVTHDQVEAMSMGTRIVLMDGGKVMQEDNPHNLYYNPANLFSSRFIGTPPMNILALDHCGEEIRKLAPQQARYLGFRPEKAKFTLEPGMEPDNTVSLTGTLSGRELLGSEIIYKVQLENGLIISVKCFDRPERELEAVRLYVKKEHLAFFDAQEQRVREAAQSGISAAVSTGGSA; encoded by the coding sequence ATGAGCGGCATCGTTCTGGAGAAGGTAACCAAGAAATACGGCGACAAGCTGATTATTGAGGATTTGAATCTGAGCATTGAGAGCGGCAGCTTCACGGTGCTGGTCGGCCCTTCCGGGTGCGGCAAGTCTACGACGCTAAGGATGATTGCCGGACTGGAGCATTCCACGGAAGGCACGATTCACATCGGCGGGGTAAGCATGAACCAGGTAGAGCCGGGCAGACGGAATCTGGCCATGGTGTTTCAGAATTATGCCTTGTACCCGACCATGACGGTCGAGAAGAACATTGAATACGGGCTGAAGAATAATAAAGTACCGAAGGAGGAACGCAAGCGGCTGATTACTGAAATTGCGGAGACTGTCGGACTGACCAGACATTTGCATAAAAAGCCGGAGTTTCTCTCCGGCGGTGAACGCCAGCGGGTCGCTTTGGCGCGGGCTATGGTGAAGAAGCCTGCCGTGTTCCTGATGGACGAGCCGCTGTCCAATCTGGATGCCAAGCTGAGGCAGCAGATGCGGGCGGAGCTGATCGAGCTGCACAAGAAACTTGGCGCGACCTTTGTCTATGTGACCCATGATCAAGTGGAGGCGATGAGCATGGGCACCCGGATCGTGCTGATGGATGGCGGGAAGGTCATGCAGGAGGATAACCCGCACAACCTGTATTACAATCCGGCCAACCTGTTCTCCAGCCGTTTCATCGGCACCCCGCCGATGAATATTCTCGCACTGGACCACTGTGGGGAAGAGATCCGTAAGCTGGCTCCGCAGCAGGCCCGGTATCTCGGCTTCCGTCCGGAGAAAGCGAAGTTTACCCTGGAGCCGGGAATGGAGCCGGACAATACCGTTAGCCTGACGGGTACGCTCAGCGGCCGGGAGCTGCTCGGGTCAGAGATTATTTACAAAGTGCAGCTGGAGAACGGGCTGATCATTTCGGTGAAATGCTTCGATCGTCCGGAACGCGAGCTGGAAGCCGTGAGACTCTACGTGAAGAAGGAGCATCTGGCATTCTTCGACGCGCAGGAGCAGCGTGTCCGGGAAGCTGCACAGTCCGGAATCAGCGCTGCCGTAAGCACTGGTGGTTCGGCATGA
- a CDS encoding carbohydrate ABC transporter permease, protein MKRLRPSVKLLRPSVKLLPYLLVAPAVIILTVFYLYPILYNIYLSFFTWNMRGPMKFAGLSNYAELFSGRDFLHTLLNTLLYMVMDVGLVMVLAMGLALFLQKSTPLNRFIQTLSFTPNIISLVSVSLIWMWLMNTDTGLFNYLLSVLGAAPVGWLTDKDVALFSLVLVSVWKSVGFNALIICSALGSIPGYLYEAAALDNASKRSVFFQITLKMISPTLFFLILMNIIGSFQVFETINIMTQGGPSNATNTLIFSIYKQSFEYYRVGYASAMAVVLMGIVGLITIFYFKALNKRVHYR, encoded by the coding sequence ATGAAGCGGCTCCGCCCCTCCGTGAAGCTGCTCCGCCCCTCCGTGAAGCTGCTTCCCTATCTGCTGGTTGCTCCGGCAGTGATCATCCTGACCGTATTTTATCTCTATCCGATTCTCTACAACATCTATTTAAGCTTCTTCACCTGGAATATGCGCGGACCGATGAAGTTCGCCGGACTTAGCAACTATGCAGAGCTGTTCAGCGGCCGGGATTTCCTCCATACCCTGCTCAATACGCTGCTGTACATGGTGATGGACGTTGGGCTGGTGATGGTGCTGGCGATGGGGCTGGCGCTCTTTTTACAGAAAAGTACGCCGCTGAACCGCTTCATCCAGACGCTGAGCTTCACACCCAATATCATCTCGCTGGTATCCGTATCGCTAATCTGGATGTGGCTGATGAACACGGATACGGGGCTGTTCAATTATCTGCTGTCTGTGCTGGGAGCAGCGCCAGTGGGCTGGCTGACCGATAAGGATGTGGCCCTGTTCTCGCTGGTGCTGGTCTCGGTCTGGAAATCTGTCGGGTTCAATGCACTGATCATTTGCTCTGCCCTTGGCTCCATTCCGGGTTATCTCTATGAGGCTGCGGCTCTGGATAATGCGTCCAAGCGCTCCGTTTTCTTTCAAATTACACTGAAGATGATTTCACCGACCTTGTTCTTCCTGATCCTGATGAATATCATCGGCTCCTTCCAGGTGTTCGAGACGATCAATATCATGACACAAGGCGGTCCGTCCAATGCCACGAACACGCTGATCTTCAGCATTTATAAGCAGAGCTTCGAATATTACCGGGTCGGCTACGCCTCCGCAATGGCGGTCGTGCTGATGGGTATCGTGGGGCTGATTACGATTTTCTACTTCAAAGCACTGAATAAACGGGTTCATTACCGCTAA
- a CDS encoding carbohydrate ABC transporter permease, whose amino-acid sequence MKVWVRLPGRGLRIIVSVLLIVIFLMPFYWMILTAFKTLGEVLRMPPKFWVDSLQWQNFRDAFTRINFLHYTRNSLIITLGTMLGQLVVVVPAAYAFARYQFKGKNALFGIVLATMMIPGQLIFLPIFVMFAKSGLLNTYVSLIVPFIASGTAIFMLRQTFMQVPDSQLEAARLDNASEFKIIYTIMMPAAVPTLSTLALLTFIGTWNSYFFPLVWTTTDAVRTLPLGIQKLQDVEGLSPQIVMAGNMMLIVPILLVFLIARKQIIKAFTYMGVK is encoded by the coding sequence ATGAAGGTTTGGGTCCGGCTGCCGGGCAGAGGACTACGGATCATTGTATCCGTTCTGCTGATCGTGATCTTCCTGATGCCATTCTATTGGATGATCCTCACCGCGTTCAAGACGCTGGGCGAGGTGCTCCGGATGCCGCCGAAATTCTGGGTGGATTCGCTGCAATGGCAGAATTTCCGGGATGCTTTTACGAGGATTAACTTTCTGCATTATACCCGCAATTCCCTGATCATTACACTCGGGACGATGCTCGGCCAGCTGGTCGTGGTTGTGCCGGCAGCCTATGCATTCGCAAGATATCAATTCAAGGGTAAAAATGCGCTGTTCGGCATCGTGCTCGCCACCATGATGATTCCGGGCCAGCTGATCTTCCTGCCGATCTTCGTGATGTTTGCGAAGTCCGGACTGCTGAACACGTATGTATCGCTCATCGTGCCCTTCATTGCCAGCGGTACGGCCATCTTCATGCTGCGGCAGACCTTCATGCAGGTGCCGGATTCCCAGCTGGAGGCAGCCCGTCTGGATAATGCCAGTGAGTTCAAAATCATCTATACGATCATGATGCCTGCCGCTGTGCCCACCTTGTCCACACTCGCGCTGCTGACGTTCATCGGGACGTGGAACAGTTACTTTTTCCCGCTCGTATGGACCACAACCGATGCCGTCCGGACCTTGCCGCTTGGAATTCAGAAGCTCCAGGATGTGGAGGGACTCAGCCCGCAGATCGTGATGGCCGGGAATATGATGCTGATTGTGCCGATTCTGCTGGTCTTCCTGATTGCACGCAAGCAGATTATCAAAGCGTTCACCTACATGGGAGTGAAGTAG
- a CDS encoding ABC transporter substrate-binding protein, translated as MKVWGKRVTPLLATVALTAVLAGCATTEAESSVAAYEKGDSVLELNFWTSAVEDVNQNLVDQFNETKGAELNIHVNAEYQGDYWEMQQKINAAAIAGTLPNVFIDEVAMTKGFADSDIITNLEPFMETDKFDTSDFKIGDLGNLYLGEDLYAFPHMRSVPVMYVNKTLAAKEGLDPNGPATFAELEAYLQTAYDATGQPPMYLFNYDFWVMEALLHSYSDTHVVNEDETKSNINSEGAVKLITFIEDLESKGLIKVLGVTDKDAYYASIANPGTALIFSSVGGYKTFAGMAAESGIDLGVSMIPTGEDGKRGVPVGGSNTYLANTGTDNEKAAAFEFMKWLSDTEQAAYASANTGYLPTRLTSLDTELMKETIAAFPGYKVASDELEFSKMRPMTGTYHEIEDLMGTRINDIWLENLPIQESLDTLAKEVDAILNR; from the coding sequence ATGAAGGTATGGGGAAAAAGAGTAACTCCGCTGCTCGCCACTGTTGCACTGACTGCCGTTCTTGCAGGCTGTGCCACCACCGAAGCCGAATCCAGTGTAGCGGCCTATGAGAAAGGGGATTCCGTCCTCGAGCTGAATTTCTGGACTTCTGCCGTGGAGGATGTGAACCAGAATCTGGTGGACCAGTTCAACGAGACCAAGGGAGCCGAGCTGAATATTCATGTGAATGCCGAATATCAGGGCGATTATTGGGAAATGCAGCAGAAGATCAACGCTGCAGCCATAGCGGGTACGCTGCCGAATGTTTTTATTGATGAAGTGGCGATGACTAAGGGATTTGCCGACAGTGACATTATTACCAACCTCGAACCGTTCATGGAAACGGACAAGTTCGATACCTCGGATTTCAAAATCGGCGACCTCGGCAACCTGTATCTGGGCGAGGATCTGTATGCCTTTCCGCATATGCGGAGTGTTCCCGTGATGTATGTAAACAAGACGCTTGCCGCTAAAGAAGGGCTGGATCCGAACGGCCCGGCGACCTTTGCCGAACTGGAGGCCTATCTGCAGACCGCATATGATGCTACCGGCCAGCCGCCGATGTACCTGTTCAACTATGACTTCTGGGTGATGGAGGCGCTGCTGCATTCATACTCGGATACCCATGTGGTCAATGAGGATGAGACGAAATCCAACATCAACAGCGAAGGCGCAGTGAAGCTGATCACCTTCATTGAGGATCTGGAATCCAAGGGTCTCATCAAAGTACTCGGAGTCACAGACAAGGATGCCTACTATGCCTCCATTGCCAATCCGGGCACAGCGCTGATTTTCTCCAGTGTCGGCGGCTACAAAACGTTCGCCGGTATGGCCGCGGAGAGTGGAATAGATCTCGGCGTATCCATGATCCCTACCGGAGAAGACGGCAAACGGGGCGTGCCGGTCGGCGGATCGAATACGTATCTGGCGAATACGGGAACGGATAATGAGAAGGCGGCCGCTTTTGAATTCATGAAATGGCTGTCGGATACAGAGCAGGCGGCGTATGCTTCTGCCAATACGGGATATCTCCCGACCCGTCTAACCTCCCTGGACACGGAGCTGATGAAAGAGACCATTGCCGCCTTCCCTGGCTACAAAGTCGCTTCCGATGAGCTGGAATTCAGCAAAATGCGTCCTATGACCGGTACGTATCACGAAATCGAAGATCTGATGGGCACACGCATCAACGATATCTGGCTGGAGAACCTTCCGATACAGGAAAGCCTGGACACCCTTGCTAAAGAGGTGGATGCAATTCTGAACCGCTGA